The Trichocoleus desertorum ATA4-8-CV12 genomic sequence AAGTAGAAGCTTGGCAAGAGGAGCGCAATCAAGAGAAGACCTGGATTGATTGGCGATTTACGACCGCAGATGCCAGGATAAAACTGCATCGACTTTACCCGTCAACTAATAATTGACTGACTACTAGTGTTCTAGTCTAATGTTCTGGGGTGCTGACGCTGATGGACTGTTCTGCTAGACCAAAGCTACGAAAGTAGTGAGCTTGCTGTTCAATCCGGGTGGCGAGGCGATCGCAAACCAAGTTGCAAAGCTCAAAAATCAGGTCATCTTCGATGCTGTAGTAGGCCGAAGTTCCCTCAGTCCGTCGGCTCAAGATCCCTGCTTGCAGCATCACCTTTAGGTGCTTAGAAACATTAGCTTGACTGGTGTCCGTAGCCTCGACCAAATCTTGTACGCATTTCTCACCATCGCGTAGCAAATTCAAGATTCGTAGACGCATTGGCTCACTTAAGATACTGAAGTACTCAGCAATTTGCTGCATCACTTCTTGCGGTACGGGCTGCATTAACTTCATGCCAATCTGACCACAGAAAGGTACTGATCCCCACATATTAGCAGTCAAAACCAACTTCACAATAGAGGGATCAACAAAGCTGTTTACTCGGCGCTACTTTTGTGAGGATTTGTTGAACCTGAGCCTCAACAATCTTGCAAATTTTCTACTTCAGGATTAAATCCATCCGGATCACAACTGCCGCCGCCAGAATTCTAAGTTTGACCCCTAAATTGATTGATTCAAGTATAAAAAGACACCGTATTAGAGCATTGTTTAGTTCATAGTTTTAGTGTTCAAAAACACATCTAGATAACTTTTGCCCAAGCTCTACGATCGCTCAAACAACCCTTTGGTGAAATCAGAGTGCTCAAACTGGTTAACCTAGACCCACTGGTTCACAGAGGTACCTGGGTGAAGTTGTGTCATGAATAACGCAGCTGTGAATTGTGCCGCCTCTCAGAAGTTACTTCATTTGGAGTTGTTGTCTGTGCTCAGTTTCGGCACTGGTTTCGATCTAGACCAGCTCAATACAACGCGAGAGATTAATGCAGCAGTTGTAAATGTGAGCGGTCGCCAACGCATGCTCTCTCAGCGCACTGCTTTGTTTGTCATGCAACTAGTATGCAGTCGGGATGAGGAGGAGCGGGACAAGCTACGGTCTGTTTTGCTGGAAGCGATCGCCCTGATGGAACAGTCTCACCAAGGATTGCTGAAAGGCGATACCAACTTGAAACTACCCGGTTGTTTGTCTCCGACTTTGCAAGCCATGTACTTTGAGGCACCCCTGAACTTAGATTGGCAAGTGCGGAACTACATCTCTCAGCTACGGGCGATCGCCACCGCTCCAGCAGCAGAACTAACTCTGGAAAACCCAAATTTGCAGGCAATCACGGCTGCTTCCACGAGGCTCTTAGAATCTCTAGATGCGGTGGTCAGCCAATATCAACAAGAGAGTGAAGCCGAACAACTGGCGCTTGATCTAGCTCACGCAGAACTGTTTGAGCAGCGAGAAGCAGCCACCGCAGCCGCGCAACAACAAGCGCAACAATTGGAAACCATGTTAGTGGAGCTACAGCAAACCCAGGCGCAACTGATTCAAACCGAAAAGATGTCTAGTTTGGGTCAGTTGGTGGCAGGCGTTGCTCATGAAATCAACAATCCCGTCAATTTCATCTATGGCAATTTAGCCCATGCTAGCGAGTACACCAACAACTTACTCAATCTGTTGGCTCTTTACCAAAAGTATCACCCTCAACCTGAATTAGAGATTCAACAACAGCTCAAAGCGACTGACTTGGAATTTTTGATTCAAGATTTACCGAAGATTTTGTCTTCGATGGCTGTTGGGACGGCTCGGATTCGAGAAATTGTCTTGTCACTGCGCAACTTCTCTCGACAAGATGAATCCCGGATGCGCCGAGTGGATATTCATGACGGCCTCGACAGCACCTTACTAATCTTGCAAAATCGGCTTAAACCGACTGGCAGCTTTCCAGGCATCCAGTTGATTAAAGAGTATGGTGACTTGCCCCTTGTAGAGTGTCATTTAGGGCAGATTAATCAAGTTTTTATGAATCTATTGAGTAATGCTATTGATGCCCTCAGAAGCAGCGATCGCCTGACTCAACAACATTTGACAGAGTCATGCCCCATTCCTAGCATTACGATTCGGACTCAAGTGCATCATTCTGATGCCATTACGGTCTGTATTGCAGACAATGGTCCCGGAATCAGTGCTGAAGTCCAGACTCGACTCTTTGAACCCTTTTTTACCACTAAACCTGTCGGTAAAGGCACTGGCATTGGGCTTTCCATTAGTCAGCAAATTGTGACAGAAACTCATCAAGGGGCACTTTGGTGTGTCTCAGAATTAGGTCAAGGTGCGGAATTTTGGCTGAAGCTACCGATTCAATCCTCAACAACGGCTCACTCATGACCATCGGGCATGGGCAGAAAGAGACACTTAGGAAGTGAGGCGTGACAACCCCGTCGCTGATTCACCATTTGGGTAATGCCAAAATCTACTGCAACTGACATCAGGGCGTAAGCTTCATCCGCACTCATCTTCCGTTTGGTTTGTAAGAAATCCAGCATTTGATCCGCACATTGGCTTACCGCTTGGTCGAAATCATGATCAAAACCGTGAGTAATCCAATGAGATTCTGTCTCTAGTAGCGGACTGCGGACTGGGAAATCCTTGATCAAGGAGACTTGTAGCCAAGCGTTCATTGAGGCTTCGATCGCGGTTCCTGAAATTTCTCCATCTCCTTGACCCATGTGGGGATCGCCCACAAAAAAGTTAGCGCCAGGGGTAAAAACTGGATAGTAAACCGTTGCCCCCGCGCCCATGCGCCAGTTGTCGATATTGCCGCCAAAAAGGCCCGGAGGGACACTGCTAATGCGACCACTCTGGGCAGGAGCAACTCCCATGATGCCAAAGTGAGGCCGTAGGGGAATAGCAACCTGAGTTTTGATCGGTTCGCGATTTGCCGCCTCAGCCGGGATGATCAGCCCAGGATGATTGTATAAAGGCTGCGATTTGAAGTCATAGGCAAAGGCAGGTTGGGCCAGCCCCAATTCGGCATCTAGTTTGTAAATAGTCAGGCGCTCTTTTTTGAAGCTGTTGTAGAGATAGCCCCAGTGAGCAGCAATATTGACACCGTAAGGCAAGCGGGGTGTGGTCTTGAGAATTTTAACGACTAAGGTATCTCCTGGCTCAGCTCCCCTAACCGCAATTGGCCCGCTCATAATATGCATTCCAGGACCGCGATCGCTCACTTGGTCGTAAACCGCTCGCACCGCTAAATCCATCATCAGGTCAGGGGCACCGCCAGCTTGGTGAGTTAAGGCTTCAACATAAACAATGTCTCCTGAATCAATCGTGAGGACAGGGGGTAAAGACTGATCAAAAAAGCCCCAAAAGCAAGTTTCGGGGGTGGCTTTGAGGACGTGAAGATGTCCAGCATCTCTTAAGGTCTCTGCAATTGACAAAGTATCTAGCTTGGCTGCTTCCGGATCACGGCCAAACCCCATTGCATATCCAGATGAATCTTGATCAGAGCCATGTTGATGTTCTGCCATGAATCTACCTTGCTAAAAGCCGCAGAAGTACCCTGTTATTCATCTTGATGTTTGGTGAAGATTATAGTTTGAGTCTTAAGGCAGCGATCGCCATTGTTGATGCTAAGTGTCGATGCCAAGTGTCGATGCCAAGTGTCGATGCCAAGTCAGACATCAAGCTTAATTTCCCTCTCCTAAGCACTAAGTCCTAAGTCCTGCATTCCTAACATCATGCGAGCTACCTTTTTCCTGCTCGATCGCTCTAGCTACCACACTTCAATTCGCTATTTCCTGATGCTGGTCGTGATGCTCCTGATGGGAAGCTGTGGATCTATCAGCGATCGCCCTGCTCCGTCACCCTCCAATCTGCCTGCGACCAGCAATCAACCATTCAAAGAATTTAACGTCATCGATGTAGCTGTAATTCCTGCGCTCAGTCCTAAAGAACAAGAAAAACAACTGGAAGCTCTCACCGATTATCTTGAAAAGTCGGTGGGATATCCCATTAATTTTCAAGTGGCTCAGAACTATGAGCAAGCGGTTGATTTGCTAGTGCGTGGCGAAGTAGAAGTTGCTTATTTAGGTCCCCTAACCTATGTGCAGGCACGGCAGCAAAATCCTGAAATTGAACCAATTGTCGCTCCCATTGAGAAAAGCACAGGTCGCCCCTGGTATACCAGCGTCATCGTTGCGAATACCGCTCAGGGCATCCGGAAGTTGAGTGACCTCAAAGGCAAGCGGTTTGCCTTCGTCAGTCGGTCTTCAACCTCTGGTTACTTAGTGCCCATATCTCACTTTCGCGAAATTGGCCTCAATCCAGACCAAGACTTTACTGAAGTTAAATACTCTGGCACTCACGACAAAGCGGAAGCCGATTTAGCAGCAGGGGTTGTAGACGCGATCGCTGACAGCAGACCCTCTTTCGTAAAGCGTCAGAAGGCTGGCAAGCTCGACCCCAAACAATACCAAATTATCTGGGAATCGGCTCCCATTCCCATGTCGCCCATTGTCGTCTCCAAACAACTGGCTCCGGAAATCGTCTCCGATCTCAAAAAAGCGCTGATTAATGCGCCAGAGGGATTGGCAGATGTGACAGGAGCGGAATCCGCCGGATACACGTTAGTTGAAGATGCTGATTATGAGCCGATTCGGCAATTGCAAAAGAACTTAGAGGTCAATTCTGGGCCAAGACAATGAAGATTTGGCAGAAGTTTATTGGCTCGTCTTTAGTCGCGGCTGGATTGGTGGCTACCTTGATGAGTGGCAGCGCTTTCTTAATCAGGCAGGTCGATCGCTCCGTACAAATGAGTCGGGAAAAAACTATCCAAGCTCGGACAGTTTCCCTGGAATTACAACTTGCCTTGCGCGAACAACTATTGGCGCTGAAGGATTTTTTGCTGATCGATCGAAATGCGATCGCGATGACCGATTACCAAAAAGCAATGTCTAATTTTCTGCTCAGCTTAGAAGAATTAGACCGCGTTATGCCAGGAGCCTCAGAAATTCCTGTAGTGCGTCGTCGGCATCAATTCTTGGTTCGATTGGCTGACAGCTTGGCCGATACGTCAACAAATACAGCCCAAACTGAGCAGGACTTACGAGCCATTGATTCCTTTGGCAAGGATATCGACTTTTACCTAGCCGCTTTAACTGAGACGGCTCAGAAACAAGATGCTCTGGCCCAGCAAGCGGCACAGCAATTTAAGCACAGAACCCAAACCTTTACTTATGTTCTGAGTGGGCTGATTGTGTTGGTATTTATTGGTCAGTTTTTGCTAATTTTGCTGCCAGTCATTCGCTCCATCCAGCAGCTACAGTTGGGTGCGGCTACCATCGGAGCTGGCAATTTAGATCACCGCTTGCAAATATCGACTAGGGACGAAATTGAGGCGTTGGCCCAAGAGTTTAACCAGATGGCAGCTCAGTTAGCTGAGTTTTATCGCTCTTTAGAACAGAAGGTGACCGAACGGACCGCAGAATTAGTGCAAGTGAATCAAAGCTTAGAGAGTGAGATTAGCGATCGCAAGCAAGCCGAAACCGCGTTACGCCAATCCGAGGAGCGAGAGCGGGAACGGGCTCAGCAGCTAGAGCAAACTCTCCAGGAGTTGCAAAAAACTCAAGCTCAACTAGTTCAAACCGAAAAGATGTCCAGCTTGGGGCAACTAGTCGCGGGAGTGGCCCACGAGATCAACAACCCAGTGAATTTCATCTACGGTAACTTGGAGTACACCCATGCTTATGTAGAAGATTTGCTAGGGCTGGTTCACCGTTACCAACAACACTCCAGTCAACTTCATCCTGAAATTCAGCAATACACAGAGGCGATCGATCTAGATTTTCTCGAAATTGATCTGCCCAAAATGTTGGCTTCTATGAAGGTTGGAACCGAGCGGATTCGGCAAATTGTGCTTTCTCTACGAAACTTCTCTCGCCTCGACGAATCTGACATGAAGCGAGTCAATATTCACGAAGGGATTGATAGTACGCTGTTGATTTTGCAACATCGGCTCAAAGCTAAACCAGAACATCCTGAAATTCAGGTGCTCAAAGAGTATGGTCAGTTGCCTTTGGTGGAGTGCTACACCGGACAACTCAACCAAGTCTTTATGAATATTCTCAGCAACGCCATTGATGCCCTCGACCACTTCAATCAGACGCGATCGATCGCAGAGATTCAAAGTGCTCCCAGCCAAATTCGGATTCAGACAAAAACCCTAGCATCTGATCGAGTGGCGATCCGCATTGCCGATAACGGTTCTGGCATGACGGATGAAGTGAAGCAGCGGCTGTTTGATCCCTTCTTTACGACCAAGCCCGTGGGCAAAGGCACCGGATTGGGGCTATCTATTAGCTACCAAATTGTGGTGAAGAAACATGGAGGCAAACTGTATTGTGAATCCCAACCGCAACAAGGCACAGAATTCTGGATTGAAATCCCAGTCCAACCTATCACTAGCCCCTTTACCTCTCCATCGGCAGCAGTCCCCAACCTAACAATTTGAGTTTTTATAGCTTTCCTAGGTCGTTTGTGAGATTAGCGGGTTGTGAGAGTTACGCCCCTTAGGGGCGTAACTCTCACAACCCAGATTGCTGTATTCCTAGGAATTGGGAGCAGAAAGGGTATTTTCGATCGCGGCTTCTGCTTCATGGGCGATCGCTCGTAACTGGTCTAAAAGTTCCGGTGCTACCTGCTGCCATAACCCGCGTTGGTGGGCTTCCAACAATCGCTCTGCCATATCACGCAAGGCCCAAGGATTTTTCTCCTGCACAAAAGCTTGGACTTTTTCATCCAAGAGATAGGCGTTGGCAACTCCTTGATACATGTGGTCTTCTACACAATGAGCCGTGGCATCGTAGGCAAACAAATAGTCGAGGGTCGCTGCCATTTCAAAGGCTCCCTTATAGCCATGCCGCATCACGCCTTCGAGCCACTTGGGATTCACCACGCGCGAGCGATAAACACGGGCGACTTCCTCCTGGAGTTTGCGGATTTTGGGGTTTTGGGGCAGCGAATGATCGCCAAAATAAGTTTGCGGATTTTTGCCAGTGAGTGAGCGCACCGCTGCCGTTAAGCCGCCTTGGAATTGGTAATAGTCATCGGAGTCCAGCAAGTCGTGCTCGCGGTTGTCTTGGTTGTGCAACACCACCTGCATTTGTTGTAAGCGTTGCTCAAAGGCTTCGGGGGCGGCTCGGCCTTCACCGTTGCGCGTGTAGGCGTAACTGCTCCAATTGATGTAAGCCCTAGCTAAATCTTGATCGTCTGTCCAATTTTGTGCTTCGATTAAACCTTGCAAACCCGCGCCATAAGCCCCTGGTTTGGAGCCAAATACCCGATAGCGCGATCGCTGCTCTGCTTGTTCTGGAGTTAAGCCTGCTGACTGCCAGCGCTGAGTTTCTTGCTGCACTTGAGCCGCTAAAGGATTTTGGTCGGGTGGTTCTGGCAATGCGGCTACGGCTGTTACTGCTTGATCAAACAGATCGATCAAATTAGCAAAAGCATCGCGAAAAAAGCCTGACACTCGTAAAGTGACATCGACACGGGGTCGCCCCAAGACGGAAACGGGCAAAATCTCGAAATCTACCATGCGTCGGGATGGCCCTTCCCAAATCGGTTGGACTCCCAATAACGCCAAGGCTTCGGCAATATCATCGCCGCCTGTCCGCATGGTAGAAGTGCCCCAAACCGACAAACCAATGGTTTTTGGGTACTCCCCGTTGTCCTGGGTGTAGCGCTCGATCAAGGCTGCTGCTGCCTTTCGACCCACATCCCAAGCGCTCTCAGTCGGAATGGCACGAATATCCACCGAGTAAAAGTTGCGCCCGGTGGGTAACACTTCTGGACGACCACGGGTGGGGGCACCAGAAGGCCCACTCGGAATATATTGTCCTGCTAAGCCTCGCAATAAATGATTGATCTCTTGCGGCGTTTGTCGCAGTTTGGGGAGTAGCACCCCCTCAATCCAGCTTATTTCTGCTTGGGTGTGAGGTGGTAGGCGATCGCCAGAGCTTTTTAGCCCAGCCATCATCTGCTCTACTAGAAAAGCCGCTTGTTGCTCCAGAAGCTCCACGACATCTCCCAAAGTTCG encodes the following:
- a CDS encoding metalloregulator ArsR/SmtB family transcription factor, which produces MKLMQPVPQEVMQQIAEYFSILSEPMRLRILNLLRDGEKCVQDLVEATDTSQANVSKHLKVMLQAGILSRRTEGTSAYYSIEDDLIFELCNLVCDRLATRIEQQAHYFRSFGLAEQSISVSTPEH
- a CDS encoding HAMP domain-containing histidine kinase, with protein sequence MEQSHQGLLKGDTNLKLPGCLSPTLQAMYFEAPLNLDWQVRNYISQLRAIATAPAAELTLENPNLQAITAASTRLLESLDAVVSQYQQESEAEQLALDLAHAELFEQREAATAAAQQQAQQLETMLVELQQTQAQLIQTEKMSSLGQLVAGVAHEINNPVNFIYGNLAHASEYTNNLLNLLALYQKYHPQPELEIQQQLKATDLEFLIQDLPKILSSMAVGTARIREIVLSLRNFSRQDESRMRRVDIHDGLDSTLLILQNRLKPTGSFPGIQLIKEYGDLPLVECHLGQINQVFMNLLSNAIDALRSSDRLTQQHLTESCPIPSITIRTQVHHSDAITVCIADNGPGISAEVQTRLFEPFFTTKPVGKGTGIGLSISQQIVTETHQGALWCVSELGQGAEFWLKLPIQSSTTAHS
- a CDS encoding acetamidase/formamidase family protein → MAEHQHGSDQDSSGYAMGFGRDPEAAKLDTLSIAETLRDAGHLHVLKATPETCFWGFFDQSLPPVLTIDSGDIVYVEALTHQAGGAPDLMMDLAVRAVYDQVSDRGPGMHIMSGPIAVRGAEPGDTLVVKILKTTPRLPYGVNIAAHWGYLYNSFKKERLTIYKLDAELGLAQPAFAYDFKSQPLYNHPGLIIPAEAANREPIKTQVAIPLRPHFGIMGVAPAQSGRISSVPPGLFGGNIDNWRMGAGATVYYPVFTPGANFFVGDPHMGQGDGEISGTAIEASMNAWLQVSLIKDFPVRSPLLETESHWITHGFDHDFDQAVSQCADQMLDFLQTKRKMSADEAYALMSVAVDFGITQMVNQRRGCHASLPKCLFLPMPDGHE
- the phnD gene encoding phosphate/phosphite/phosphonate ABC transporter substrate-binding protein — its product is MRATFFLLDRSSYHTSIRYFLMLVVMLLMGSCGSISDRPAPSPSNLPATSNQPFKEFNVIDVAVIPALSPKEQEKQLEALTDYLEKSVGYPINFQVAQNYEQAVDLLVRGEVEVAYLGPLTYVQARQQNPEIEPIVAPIEKSTGRPWYTSVIVANTAQGIRKLSDLKGKRFAFVSRSSTSGYLVPISHFREIGLNPDQDFTEVKYSGTHDKAEADLAAGVVDAIADSRPSFVKRQKAGKLDPKQYQIIWESAPIPMSPIVVSKQLAPEIVSDLKKALINAPEGLADVTGAESAGYTLVEDADYEPIRQLQKNLEVNSGPRQ
- a CDS encoding HAMP domain-containing protein, which translates into the protein MKIWQKFIGSSLVAAGLVATLMSGSAFLIRQVDRSVQMSREKTIQARTVSLELQLALREQLLALKDFLLIDRNAIAMTDYQKAMSNFLLSLEELDRVMPGASEIPVVRRRHQFLVRLADSLADTSTNTAQTEQDLRAIDSFGKDIDFYLAALTETAQKQDALAQQAAQQFKHRTQTFTYVLSGLIVLVFIGQFLLILLPVIRSIQQLQLGAATIGAGNLDHRLQISTRDEIEALAQEFNQMAAQLAEFYRSLEQKVTERTAELVQVNQSLESEISDRKQAETALRQSEERERERAQQLEQTLQELQKTQAQLVQTEKMSSLGQLVAGVAHEINNPVNFIYGNLEYTHAYVEDLLGLVHRYQQHSSQLHPEIQQYTEAIDLDFLEIDLPKMLASMKVGTERIRQIVLSLRNFSRLDESDMKRVNIHEGIDSTLLILQHRLKAKPEHPEIQVLKEYGQLPLVECYTGQLNQVFMNILSNAIDALDHFNQTRSIAEIQSAPSQIRIQTKTLASDRVAIRIADNGSGMTDEVKQRLFDPFFTTKPVGKGTGLGLSISYQIVVKKHGGKLYCESQPQQGTEFWIEIPVQPITSPFTSPSAAVPNLTI